In Pseudorasbora parva isolate DD20220531a chromosome 9, ASM2467924v1, whole genome shotgun sequence, the following proteins share a genomic window:
- the LOC137089818 gene encoding zona pellucida sperm-binding protein 4-like encodes MTKGQHLNSWSNLPQNPQALMLQQTDQRLQKEVGQQFPQWVQQQANQQVQKQASQQSPQRVQTQANQQVQQQASQQIQQQVQSKQPVVQAEPLDKCAVADYEQIQCGPDGISGADCGALNCCFNGQRCYYGKAVTVQCIRDGQFVVVVARDVTLPRLSLDSVRLLGGNDPPCSPVGSTPSFAIYQFPVTACGTSMMEDSGYVVYENRMTSSYEVGVGPLGSITRDSHFELLFQCRYSGTSVEALVVEVNTVPAPPPVAASGPLRVELRLANGQCVTKGCAEGDEAYTSYYSDADYPITKVLREPVFVEVRVLERTDPNIVLMLGRCWATSTPSPLSLPQWDLLVDGCPYRDDRYLTTLVPVAGFSGLQFPTHYKRFVVKMFTFVDPASLAPLQETIFIHCSTAVCHPSSGSCEQSCARKRRDADVKTVSIGQTVVSSGEVTLVM; translated from the exons ATGACCAAAGGGCAGCATCTCAACAGT TGGAGTAATCTGCCCCAGAATCCGCAAGCGCTGATGTTACAGCAAACTGACCAGCGGCTTCAGAAGGAAGTTGGTCAACAGtttcctcagtgggttcaacaacaagctaatcagcaggttcagaaacaAGCTAGTCAGCAGTCTCCTCAGAGGGTTCAGACacaagctaatcagcag GTTCAAcaacaagctagtcaacagaTTCAACAGCAGGTTCAGTCTAAGCAGCCAGTGGTGCAGGCAGAGCCCCTTGACAAATGTGCTGTAGCTGATTATGAGCAGATCCAATGTGGCCCAGATGGTATCAGTGGTGCGGACTGTGGAGCGCTCAACTGCTGCTTTAACGGACAGCGGTGTTACTATGGGAAGGCAG TGACTGTCCAGTGTATAAGAGATGGTCAGTTTGTGGTAGTGGTGGCTAGAGATGTCACACTGCCTCGATTGAGCCTGGATTCAGTCCGTCTCCTGGGTGGAAACGACCCAccttgcagtcctgtgggatccaCACCTTCCTTTGCTATATACCAGTTCCCTGTCACTGCATGTGGCACGAGCATGATG GAGGACAGtggatatgtggtgtatgaaaacagaatgacctcctcgtatgaagtgggtgtcggaccacttggttccatcacaagggacagccattttga GCTTCTCTTCCAGTGTAGGTACTCTGGTACTTCTGTGGAAGCTCTGGTTGTGGAGGTCAACACTGTTCCTGCACCTCCACCAGTAGCTGCTTCTGGACCCCTCAGGGTGGAGCTTAGACTGGCAAATGGTCAATGTGTCACCAAAGGCTGTGCAGAAG GGGATGAGGCGTACACGTCCTACTACAGTGATGCTGATTATCCGATCACAAAAGTCCTGCGGGAGCCTGTGTTTGTTGAGGTGCGCGTGTTGGAGAGGACTGACCCCAACATTGTCCTGATGCTGGGACGTTGCTGGGCAACATCAACCCCCAGTCCACTCAGTCTACCCCAGTGGGACCTTCTGGTCGATGG ATGCCCTTACCGGGATGACCGTTACCTGACCACACTGGTTCCGGTGGCTGGCTTTTCTGGTCTTCAGTTCCCAACCCACTACAAGCGCTTTGTTGTGAAGATGTTCACATTTGTGGATCCAGCATCACTGGCTCCTCTGCAGGAAACC ATCTTCATCCACTGTAGTACAGCGGTGTGCCATCCCTCTTCTGGCTCCTGTGAGCAAAGCTGCGCTAGGAAAA GAAGAGATGCTGATGTCAAGACAGTCTCCATTGGACAAACTGTGGTGTCTAGTGGAGAAGTTACCCTGGTCATGTGA
- the LOC137089817 gene encoding zona pellucida sperm-binding protein 4-like has product MTKGQHLNSWSNLPQNPQALMLQQTDQRLQKEVGQQFPQWVQKQANQQVQKQASQQSPQRVQTQANQQVQQQASQQIQQQVQSKQPVVQAEPLDKCAVADYEQIQCGPDGISGADCGALNCCFNGQRCYYGKAVTVQCIRDGQFVVVVARDVTLPRLSLDSVRLLGGNDPPCSPVGSTPSFAIYQFPVTACGTSMMEDSGYVVYENRMTSSYEVGVGPLGSITRDSHFELLFQCRYSGTSVEALVVEVNTVPAPPPVAASGPLRVELRLANGQCVTKGCAEGDEAYTSYYSDADYPITKVLREPVFVEVRVLERTDPNIVLMLGRCWATSTPSPLSLPQWDLLVDGCPYRDDRYLTTLVPVAGFSGLQFPTHYKRFVVKMFTFVDPASLAPLQETIFIHCSTAVCHPSSGSCEQSCARKRRDADVKTVSIGQTVVSSGEVTLVM; this is encoded by the exons ATGACCAAAGGGCAGCATCTCAACAGT TGGAGTAATCTGCCCCAGAATCCGCAAGCGCTGATGTTACAGCAAACTGACCAGCGGCTTCAGAAGGAAGTTGGTCAACAGtttcctcagtgggttcaaaaacaagctaatcagcaggttcagaaacaAGCTAGTCAGCAGTCTCCTCAGAGGGTTCAGACacaagctaatcagcag GTTCAAcaacaagctagtcaacagaTTCAACAGCAGGTTCAGTCTAAGCAGCCAGTGGTGCAGGCAGAGCCCCTTGACAAATGTGCTGTAGCTGATTATGAGCAGATCCAATGTGGCCCAGATGGTATCAGTGGTGCGGACTGTGGAGCGCTCAACTGCTGCTTTAACGGACAGCGGTGTTACTATGGGAAGGCAG TGACTGTCCAGTGTATAAGAGATGGTCAGTTTGTGGTAGTGGTGGCTAGAGATGTCACACTGCCTCGATTGAGCCTGGATTCAGTCCGTCTCCTGGGTGGAAACGACCCAccttgcagtcctgtgggatccaCACCTTCCTTTGCTATATACCAGTTCCCTGTCACTGCATGTGGCACGAGCATGATG GAGGACAGtggatatgtggtgtatgaaaacagaatgacctcctcgtatgaagtgggtgtcggaccacttggttccatcacaagggacagccattttga GCTTCTCTTCCAGTGTAGGTACTCTGGTACTTCTGTGGAAGCTCTGGTTGTGGAGGTCAACACTGTTCCTGCACCTCCACCAGTAGCTGCTTCTGGACCCCTCAGGGTGGAGCTTAGACTGGCAAATGGTCAATGTGTCACCAAAGGCTGTGCAGAAG GGGATGAGGCGTACACGTCCTACTACAGTGATGCTGATTATCCGATCACAAAAGTCCTGCGGGAGCCTGTGTTTGTTGAGGTGCGCGTGTTGGAGAGGACTGACCCCAACATTGTCCTGATGCTGGGACGTTGCTGGGCAACATCAACCCCCAGTCCACTCAGTCTACCCCAGTGGGACCTTCTGGTCGATGG ATGCCCTTACCGGGATGACCGTTACCTGACCACACTGGTTCCGGTGGCTGGCTTTTCTGGTCTTCAGTTCCCAACCCACTACAAGCGCTTTGTTGTGAAGATGTTCACATTTGTGGATCCAGCATCACTGGCTCCTCTGCAGGAAACC ATCTTCATCCACTGTAGTACAGCGGTGTGCCATCCCTCTTCTGGCTCCTGTGAGCAAAGCTGCGCTAGGAAAA GAAGAGATGCTGATGTCAAGACAGTCTCCATTGGACAAACTGTGGTGTCTAGTGGAGAAGTTACCCTGGTCATGTGA
- the LOC137089816 gene encoding zona pellucida sperm-binding protein 4-like, with amino-acid sequence MTKGEHLNSWSNLPQNPQALMLQQTDQRLQKEVGQQFPQWVQQQANQQVQKQASQQSPQRVQTQANQQVQKQASQQSPQWVQTQANQQVQQQASQQIQQQVQSKQPVVQAEPLDKCAVADYEQIQCGPDGISGADCGALNCCFNGQRCYYGKAVTVQCIRDGQFVVVVARDVTLPRLSLDSVRLLGGNDPPCSPVGSTPSFAIYQFPVTACGTSMMEDSGYVVYENRMTSSYEVGVGPLGSITRDSHFELLFQCRYSGTSVEALVVEVNTVPAPPPVAASGPLRVELRLANGQCVTKGCAEGDEAYTSYYSDADYPITKVLREPVFVEVRVLERTDPNIVLMLGRCWATSTPSPLSLPQWDLLVDGCPYRDDRYLTTLVPVAGFSGLQFPTHYKRFVVKMFTFVDPASLAPLQETIFIHCSTAVCHPSSGSCEQSCARKRRDADVKTVSIGQTVVSSGEVTLVM; translated from the exons ATGACCAAAGGGGAGCATCTCAACAGT TGGAGTAATCTGCCCCAGAATCCGCAAGCGCTGATGTTACAGCAAACTGACCAGCGGCTTCAGAAGGAAGTTGGTCAACAGtttcctcagtgggttcaacaacaagctaatcagcaggttcagaaacaAGCTAGTCAGCAGTCTCCTCAGAGGGTTCAGACacaagctaatcagcaggttcaaaaacaagctagtcaacagtctcctcagtgggttcagacacaagctaatcagcag GTTCAAcaacaagctagtcaacagaTTCAACAGCAGGTTCAGTCTAAGCAGCCAGTGGTGCAGGCAGAGCCCCTTGACAAATGTGCTGTAGCTGATTATGAGCAGATCCAATGTGGCCCAGATGGTATCAGTGGTGCGGACTGTGGAGCGCTCAACTGCTGCTTTAACGGACAGCGGTGTTACTATGGGAAGGCAG TGACTGTCCAGTGTATAAGAGATGGTCAGTTTGTGGTAGTGGTGGCTAGAGATGTCACACTGCCTCGATTGAGCCTGGATTCAGTCCGTCTCCTGGGTGGAAACGACCCAccttgcagtcctgtgggatccaCACCTTCCTTTGCTATATACCAGTTCCCTGTCACTGCATGTGGCACGAGCATGATG GAGGACAGtggatatgtggtgtatgaaaacagaatgacctcctcgtatgaagtgggtgtcggaccacttggttccatcacaagggacagccattttga GCTTCTCTTCCAGTGTAGGTACTCTGGTACTTCTGTGGAAGCTCTGGTTGTGGAGGTCAACACTGTTCCTGCACCTCCACCAGTAGCTGCTTCTGGACCCCTCAGGGTGGAGCTTAGACTGGCAAATGGTCAATGTGTCACCAAAGGCTGTGCAGAAG GGGATGAGGCGTACACGTCCTACTACAGTGATGCTGATTATCCGATCACAAAAGTCCTGCGGGAGCCTGTGTTTGTTGAGGTGCGCGTGTTGGAGAGGACTGACCCCAACATTGTCCTGATGCTGGGACGTTGCTGGGCAACATCAACCCCCAGTCCACTCAGTCTACCCCAGTGGGACCTTCTGGTCGATGG ATGCCCTTACCGGGATGACCGTTACCTGACCACACTGGTTCCGGTGGCTGGCTTTTCTGGTCTTCAGTTCCCAACCCACTACAAGCGCTTTGTTGTGAAGATGTTCACATTTGTGGATCCAGCATCACTGGCTCCTCTGCAGGAAACC ATCTTCATCCACTGTAGTACAGCGGTGTGCCATCCCTCTTCTGGCTCCTGTGAGCAAAGCTGCGCTAGGAAAA GAAGAGATGCTGATGTCAAGACAGTCTCCATTGGACAAACTGTGGTGTCTAGTGGAGAAGTTACCCTGGTCATGTGA